A window from Aulosira sp. FACHB-615 encodes these proteins:
- a CDS encoding DUF4346 domain-containing protein, whose protein sequence is MDLIVKDLAAIDDRLSQRHIDLDPAGYFIIYLDRGEGLIHAKHFTNVIDEHGLAVDPETGKVIPARGKVERTHSTVYSGRTAKELSVKIFEQTHPCPVSQLNHAAYLGREFVRAEVALVTGQEYVQD, encoded by the coding sequence ATGGATTTAATAGTTAAAGATTTAGCAGCAATAGATGATAGACTTTCTCAGCGTCATATTGACCTTGACCCGGCTGGCTATTTCATCATCTATTTGGATAGAGGGGAGGGATTAATCCACGCCAAGCATTTTACGAATGTAATTGATGAGCATGGTTTAGCTGTAGATCCCGAAACAGGTAAAGTCATTCCGGCGCGGGGTAAGGTGGAAAGAACTCACAGCACAGTTTACAGTGGCAGAACTGCCAAGGAACTCAGTGTGAAAATTTTTGAACAAACTCACCCTTGTCCAGTGTCGCAGTTAAACCATGCAGCTTATTTAGGACGAGAATTTGTCCGTGCTGAGGTGGCTTTAGTTACAGGACAAGAGTATGTTCAAGACTAA
- a CDS encoding MFS transporter: MPQKSAALKFVILLGFVSLCADATYEGARSITGAYLQVLGASGTVVGLVAGFGELIGYGLRLVIGYLSDQTRKYWGITTLGFILNTAVVPLLAFAGRWEVAAGLMMAERTGKAVRTPPRDALLSHGVSQIGRGFGFGLHEAMDQTGAVMGPLAVAAMVYFQGEYRNGFTILIVPAVLGLIVLLVLQFLYPNPSDLEIEDETSQEDGIPRVFWIYLGAVAIIAAGYADFPLIAFHFQKGDIASGQTIPLFYALAMGVDAVAALIFGYLFDRAGISILMIAAFVSSFFAPLVFLGNTQLALLGIALWGIGMGAQESILKAAIAGLVPKNKRATAYGIFSTGYGFAWFLGSTLMGVLYDRSITLLVIFSTATQLLAIPFFAWVQLQANKSQPELTDKPV; encoded by the coding sequence ATGCCGCAGAAATCAGCCGCATTAAAGTTTGTAATATTACTGGGTTTTGTTAGCCTTTGTGCTGATGCTACTTATGAAGGCGCACGCAGTATTACAGGGGCTTATTTGCAAGTGTTAGGTGCAAGCGGCACTGTGGTAGGCCTAGTAGCGGGTTTTGGTGAACTGATTGGGTATGGTTTGCGCCTCGTGATTGGTTATCTCAGCGACCAGACGCGCAAGTATTGGGGTATTACAACTTTAGGATTTATTTTGAATACTGCCGTTGTCCCACTATTGGCTTTTGCTGGCAGATGGGAAGTAGCCGCAGGTTTGATGATGGCAGAACGCACAGGTAAAGCCGTGCGGACTCCCCCGCGAGATGCACTCCTATCTCATGGTGTGAGTCAAATTGGTAGAGGTTTTGGCTTTGGTTTGCATGAAGCAATGGATCAAACCGGGGCTGTGATGGGGCCTTTAGCAGTAGCAGCAATGGTTTATTTCCAAGGAGAGTATCGCAACGGCTTCACGATTTTGATTGTACCTGCGGTGTTGGGATTGATTGTGTTATTGGTTTTGCAATTTTTGTATCCCAACCCCAGTGACTTGGAAATTGAAGATGAAACGAGTCAAGAAGACGGAATCCCGCGAGTATTTTGGATTTATCTGGGTGCAGTGGCGATTATTGCGGCTGGTTATGCAGATTTTCCGTTAATTGCTTTTCATTTCCAAAAAGGAGATATTGCTTCTGGGCAAACAATCCCCTTATTTTATGCCTTGGCAATGGGAGTTGATGCCGTAGCTGCGCTGATATTTGGCTATTTATTTGACCGCGCAGGTATTTCGATTTTGATGATTGCAGCTTTTGTCTCATCTTTTTTTGCGCCTTTGGTGTTTTTAGGCAATACCCAATTAGCGTTGTTAGGTATAGCATTGTGGGGTATTGGGATGGGAGCGCAAGAGTCAATTTTAAAAGCTGCGATCGCAGGACTTGTCCCCAAAAACAAACGCGCCACAGCTTATGGTATCTTCAGTACAGGTTATGGTTTTGCTTGGTTTTTAGGCAGCACTTTAATGGGTGTTTTGTACGATCGCTCCATCACCTTATTAGTCATCTTTTCGACTGCAACTCAACTACTCGCAATTCCCTTCT
- the psb32 gene encoding photosystem II repair protein Psb32, with product MKQLLRTVFGIKTYIIWLLTPILAIILGASLLATPALATGVYQIPNLTPGGDWVVDQGEVLSRISEGKISGTFGDLAKKTGNEVRFVTIRRLDYGETPESFTKGLFEKWFPTKEAQANQTLLVLDTVTNNTAIITGDQVKSLLTDAIAESVATETLAAPLRNGDKYNQAFLDASDRLVKVLSGEPDPGPPQIVDKETVEGTFTKAEDTDKGSATAWVIGLLIAATVIPMATYYIYQVNQPQPPSNG from the coding sequence ATGAAACAGCTCCTCAGAACAGTATTTGGCATTAAAACATACATCATTTGGCTGCTAACACCAATACTGGCAATTATTCTTGGTGCATCACTTTTGGCTACCCCGGCGTTAGCTACTGGTGTGTATCAAATTCCGAATTTAACCCCCGGTGGAGACTGGGTTGTAGATCAAGGTGAAGTGCTAAGTCGCATTAGCGAAGGTAAGATTAGTGGTACCTTTGGAGATTTAGCCAAGAAAACTGGCAATGAAGTGCGATTTGTCACTATTCGCCGTTTAGATTATGGTGAAACACCAGAAAGCTTTACTAAAGGGCTGTTTGAAAAATGGTTTCCCACCAAAGAGGCGCAAGCAAACCAAACTTTGTTAGTGCTGGATACTGTTACTAACAACACTGCAATTATTACCGGGGATCAAGTCAAGTCTTTGTTGACTGATGCTATTGCTGAAAGTGTCGCTACAGAAACCTTAGCTGCACCATTACGCAACGGTGATAAATATAATCAGGCATTTTTGGATGCGAGCGATCGCTTAGTGAAAGTTCTCTCTGGTGAACCCGACCCCGGCCCACCACAAATTGTCGATAAAGAAACGGTAGAAGGCACCTTTACCAAAGCAGAGGATACCGACAAAGGTAGTGCAACTGCTTGGGTGATAGGTCTGTTAATTGCAGCAACCGTCATCCCGATGGCGACTTACTACATATATCAAGTAAATCAGCCACAGCCACCATCTAACGGCTAA